Proteins from one Paraburkholderia sp. BL10I2N1 genomic window:
- a CDS encoding GFA family protein, translated as MLAGKCLCGAVHYVVKDEFVYALICHCSNCRRATGSAFKPFAGIEHHKLSVTRGGDNLLIFGDERAAHDVHCRTCGSLMYSVVREGTFVHVTLGTLVDSPAIRPTAHIFVGSKAPWFTITDQLPQYDEFP; from the coding sequence ATGCTCGCCGGCAAATGCCTGTGCGGAGCGGTGCACTACGTTGTGAAAGACGAGTTTGTCTATGCGCTGATCTGCCATTGCTCGAATTGCCGCCGCGCAACCGGCTCGGCATTCAAGCCTTTCGCCGGGATCGAACATCACAAACTAAGCGTGACTCGAGGCGGCGACAACCTGTTGATCTTCGGCGACGAGCGAGCCGCTCACGACGTTCATTGCAGGACATGCGGATCCTTGATGTATTCGGTGGTTCGCGAGGGCACGTTCGTTCACGTTACGCTTGGGACGCTCGTCGATAGCCCGGCTATTCGCCCCACCGCACATATCTTCGTCGGCTCCAAGGCGCCGTGGTTCACGATCACGGATCAATTGCCACAATACGACGAGTTTCCTTGA
- a CDS encoding DUF2917 domain-containing protein — protein MIHFALMPGRTVSLRLDADSEIRVRTTRVWLTRVFSPYDYWVQPGDVIRLQRGERIWLSTDGDEAAEVALTSEYIERYNAVSRWISRWAERLFDLSVPRSR, from the coding sequence GTGATCCATTTCGCGCTCATGCCGGGGCGGACCGTTTCGCTGCGTCTGGACGCGGATTCCGAAATCCGCGTTCGTACCACACGTGTATGGCTCACGCGCGTTTTCTCTCCCTACGACTACTGGGTGCAGCCGGGAGATGTTATCCGGCTGCAGCGTGGCGAGCGTATCTGGCTGAGCACGGACGGCGACGAAGCGGCCGAAGTGGCGCTCACCAGCGAATACATCGAGCGCTATAACGCAGTCAGTCGCTGGATTTCCCGGTGGGCGGAACGGCTGTTTGATCTGTCTGTTCCGCGTTCGCGATGA
- the ilvA gene encoding threonine ammonia-lyase, biosynthetic produces MPAHQTRHVVESESVIQRTDYLKKTLTARVYDVARETELEHAPNLSARLRNPVYLKREDNQPVFSFKLRGAYNKMVNLPADALQRGVITASAGNHAQGVALSAARLGVKAIIVVPVTTPQVKVDAVRAHGGPTVEVVQAGESYSDAYAHAVKLQEERGLAFVHPFDDPYVIAGQGTVAMEILSQHQGPIHAIFVPIGGGGFAAGVAAYVKAVRPEIRVIGVQTEDSCAMAQSLKAGERIALTEVGLFSDGTAVKLVGEETFRLCRAYLDEVLLVNTDALCAAIKDVFQDTRSVLEPAGALAVAGAKQYTEREGIENQTLIAVTSGANMNFDRMRFVAERAEVGEAREAVFAVTIPEERGSFRRFCDVVGTRSVTEFNYRIADARSAHIFVGVQIRNRGESAEIAKAFEAHGFATVDLTNDELSKQHIRYMVGGRSPLAHDERLFRFEFPERPGALMKFLSSMAPDWNISLFHYRNQGADYSSILVGIQVPGTEDGEFARFLTTLGYPYWEESANPVYRLFLA; encoded by the coding sequence ATGCCGGCACACCAGACCAGACACGTTGTCGAAAGCGAGAGCGTGATCCAGCGGACCGACTACCTCAAGAAAACCCTGACCGCCCGCGTCTATGACGTGGCTCGCGAGACGGAGCTCGAACATGCTCCGAATCTGTCGGCGCGGCTACGCAATCCGGTGTACCTGAAGCGCGAGGACAATCAGCCGGTTTTCTCGTTCAAGCTGCGCGGCGCCTACAACAAGATGGTGAATCTGCCGGCCGACGCGCTGCAGCGCGGCGTGATCACCGCGTCGGCGGGCAACCATGCGCAGGGTGTGGCGCTGTCGGCGGCACGGCTTGGCGTGAAGGCGATCATCGTGGTGCCGGTGACGACGCCGCAGGTGAAGGTCGACGCGGTGCGCGCCCACGGCGGCCCGACGGTCGAAGTCGTGCAGGCCGGCGAATCGTATAGCGACGCCTACGCGCATGCCGTGAAGCTTCAGGAGGAGCGCGGCCTCGCCTTCGTCCACCCGTTCGACGATCCGTACGTGATCGCCGGCCAGGGCACCGTGGCGATGGAAATCCTGAGCCAGCATCAGGGCCCGATCCACGCGATCTTCGTGCCGATCGGCGGCGGCGGCTTCGCGGCGGGCGTGGCCGCTTACGTCAAGGCGGTGCGGCCCGAGATCAGGGTGATCGGCGTGCAGACCGAGGATTCCTGCGCGATGGCGCAGTCGCTGAAAGCCGGGGAGCGCATCGCGCTGACCGAGGTGGGCCTCTTTTCGGACGGCACCGCGGTGAAGCTGGTCGGCGAGGAAACCTTCCGCCTGTGCCGCGCGTATCTCGACGAAGTGCTGCTGGTGAATACCGACGCCCTGTGCGCCGCGATCAAGGACGTCTTCCAGGACACCCGCAGCGTGCTCGAACCGGCGGGCGCGCTGGCGGTGGCGGGCGCCAAGCAGTACACGGAACGCGAAGGGATCGAAAACCAGACGCTGATCGCGGTCACCTCGGGCGCGAACATGAATTTCGACCGGATGCGCTTTGTCGCCGAGCGTGCCGAAGTGGGCGAGGCCCGCGAAGCGGTGTTCGCCGTGACGATCCCCGAAGAGCGCGGCAGCTTCAGGCGCTTCTGCGATGTGGTCGGCACCCGCAGCGTCACCGAATTCAACTACCGGATCGCCGATGCGCGTTCGGCGCACATCTTTGTGGGCGTACAGATCCGCAATCGCGGCGAATCGGCGGAGATCGCGAAGGCGTTCGAGGCGCACGGCTTCGCCACCGTCGACCTGACGAACGACGAACTGTCGAAGCAGCACATCCGCTACATGGTGGGGGGCCGTTCGCCGCTCGCGCACGACGAGCGGCTGTTCCGCTTCGAATTCCCGGAGCGGCCGGGCGCGCTGATGAAGTTCCTGTCGTCGATGGCGCCGGACTGGAATATCAGCCTGTTCCACTACCGCAACCAGGGCGCGGACTACAGCTCGATCCTGGTCGGCATTCAGGTGCCCGGCACGGAAGACGGCGAATTCGCCCGCTTTCTCACGACGCTCGGCTATCCGTACTGGGAAGAAAGCGCGAATCCGGTCTACCGGCTGTTCCTCGCCTGA